A window of Amaranthus tricolor cultivar Red isolate AtriRed21 chromosome 8, ASM2621246v1, whole genome shotgun sequence genomic DNA:
AACAAACTTGTtgaacaacaaaagaaatatccGGACGGGTGAAAGTAAGATACTGAAGAGCGCCGGCTAAGCTGCGATACAAGGTAGGATTATCATACAGAGAACCAGCGTTTGCTCCAAGTTTACTAGAGGTAGTCACAGGAGTAGGAGCAGGTTTGCACTGAGACATGCCGGCTTTGTCAAGAATTTCAGCAGCATACTTTTGTTGAGACAAAAATAGACCTGCAAAGTTACGAGAAACAACTATAGCCAAGAAATAACTGAGAGGACTCAAGTCCTTCATAGTAAACTTATAGCTTAATTTGGACATGATAGACTGACAAAGAAAGATCAGAAGATGCAGTAAGGATAATATCGTCCACATACAACAAAAGATACGCAACATCAGAcccatgacaataaacaaacaGAGAAGTATCAGAAAGACTATTACGAAACCCAATAGTAGTAACAAACTCAGCAAAACGTTGATACCATGCCCTAGGAACCTGCTTGAGACCGTAAAGAGACTTTCGGAGAAAACAAACGTGATCGGGACAAACAGGATTACGAAAACCCAAAGGTTGATGCAAGTACACAGTTTCATTCAAGtcaccatgaagaaaagcattttTAACATCTAATTGGTGAATAGACCAAGACTTAGAAAGTGCAATACTCAAAACAATGCGAATAGATGCAGGTTTGACCATAGGACTGAAGGTTTCATCACAATCAATATCTTCCCTTTGAGATTTACCATCATCAACAAGACGCGCCTTATAACGCTCAAACGAACCATCAGACTTGGTTTTCACCCGAAAAATCCATAAGGAACGAATAACATTAGCATGAGGAGGTCGAGGTACAAGATCAAGTGTGATTCTCAACTAAAGCGTCAAACTCATCCTTCATGGCTTGTTTTCAGTTCGAGTCACAGAGGGCTTGGATGTGATTTTTGGGAATGGGTGAAAAAGAACATTAAGGGTGTGAGAAGTGTATTTGAAATTTGGTTTAAAAATGTCATGCTTACTATGCGTAACTATGCCGGTAGAGGAAGTAGGTAATGGGGCGGATGGGTGATTGGGTTCAGTTGAGGTAGGTAGTGGGCTAGTTTCTAGAAATGGGCTGAAGGAAGAAGGACGCCCACTAGGTGGTTAGAAATGGGTTGGGTTTGTTTCTGGGTCAGGAGGGGGGAGACGTAGGAAGGGGAATGAGAAGTAAGGGGCATTGTGGGCCTGTGATAGGTGCCCCAGTCGCAGGTGAAGGAGGGGGAGGTGAGGAGGGTAATGGGCTGGAGTGTTCATGCGGCCCTGCAGAGGGAAATAATTTGATTAAGATAATGTTGGAGTAATATAATGGGATTGGGATTGTCTAAAAATTCTTACTTTGAGGATTAGGTGGTGAAGACTTAGAAAGAGGGAAATTGAATTCATCAAAAAGGACAAGTCGAGATAAAATAATCGTTTTAGAGgagagatcatagcacttgtaaccgCGATGTGATGAAGGAAACCCAAAAAGACACATGGAGAGAAGTGAGGTTACAATTTGTGAATTTCGATGGAAGGTATGAGAGGAAAACACAAGCACCCAAAAATCCGGAGATGTGTTAAGTACGAGATTTATTATGATAAAGCATATGAGTAGGAGTTAAGTGACCGAGCAATTTAGAAGGAAGAATGTTAAGAAGATAAGTGGCGGTATTCAAAGCGTGAGGCAAAAATACGGGGGGAGGGAAGCATGGCACAATAAAGTACGAATGATATTGTTAATTGTGCGACTTTTTTCGTTCGAATTTCCCATTGTGAGAGGAAGTTTGTGGACAAGAGAAGCGAAGAGTGATGCCCCGACTAAcacaaaattgatgaaaaattttattatcaaattCATCCCTATGATCGCATTGAAAAGATTTGATATGAAGTTCAAATTGAGTATTAACAAATGTatttaaattgacaaaaacatcaTGCACTTGAGATTTGCGATGTAAGGGAAAAGTCCATAAAAAATTGTTATTGTgataaagaaaaagaacataatatttGTAACCCGATAGACTTCAAATTGGAGAAGTCCAtaaatcactatgaataatctcaaaagGTTTAGTACTAacaaaagaagaatgaacaaaaggtaatttaatatgttttcccaaaggacaagaatgacacACAAAAGACGGAGAGTTTTTACATTTGATAGAATTAGAAGAGTACAAAGAGTTCAAAATTGCATTTTCCGGATGTCCTAGACgggaatgccaaatactagaaGATAAAGCTGAAAAAGCCGAAGATATTAGTGAAGGGATGGTTGCTCCATCTGTCAATTGgaaaggataaagatcaccAGTGCTATTAAATCTCAAAACGATATTCCTCGTGGTCAAGTCCTTCATAGAAAATCCAAATAGATCACATTCATCAGAACCCATATTATCAAGAGTAAATTTGCGAACTGAAATGAGATTTTTAATAAGTTGTGAAGCATGTAGAATATTTTTTAAGGTAAGGGATTTGTTAGAGGAGGGAAGGGATATTTGTCCGTGACCATGAATCGAAATCATATGACCATTACCAACAATAATAGCGTTATTTAAATGACGCTTTAAAGGAGAATAATTAAGTAAAGTACCTTGAGAACGAGTCATCTGAGAGGTGGCACCGGTGTCCATGTAATATTGCTCATGGGGAGAAGATAAAGAGAGAGTTTGCATGGCTTGATCAATATCCGTAGCACAATAAGATCCTGAGCAAAAATTGTGAGCAAGTTTCGGACCCACTATTGCAGCAGCAAATTTTTGGAGTGGATTGCATTGGAGTTGATTGTGAACAGGCCCAAGGCTGATTTGGGAACGGGCAAAGGGGCTGAGCCCATTATTGAGGACCCTAATTccatgagaaaatttgaaatctttaagtcaaaaaatcaaaaaaatgaaccaaataatccaactttcaaatttattccaaaagtaagcatgaaattcccaaacctgaggtttggggctgttcgcagttactaactgcgaacaggtcaaaaaagaaaaaatagttgttcgcagttagtaactgcgaatagctattttgacctgtttttgtAGAGCAtgctattcgcagttactaactgtgaacagggtaaaacaggtcaaatagctgttcgcagttactaactgcgaacaactattttgtcttttttgacctgttcgcaattagtaactgcgaacagccccaaacctcaggttaGGGAATTTcatgcttacttttggaataagtttgaaagttggattatttggttcatttttttaattttttgacttaaagattttaaattttcattccATGAAGCATTATTTCAATTTGGGTTTTGAGATATTGAGGTTAGTTGGGTTTGGAGTGGTAATTGGGGCTTCGGTGACGTGGGTCACTATGCTGGAAGTTGTGGTGGTAGCCGCGACCAGTTCGGCCACCACGGCGGTGGTTGCGATGGCCACCATAGTGGGAGGAGGTGCCACGAGAATCATTGTTTTCCAAATTTTCCAAAGATGAGGATTTAGGAGTAGTGACAAGAGTCGAGTCATGAGAAGAAGAAACATCTTTATTGTTCGAGTGTTCTTCCAATTCCAACATAGAACGGATAGTAATAAAGGAGGGAACCGGAGACATATGTTGAACCAAGGACCGAAAGGTGCGATAATCGGAAGTTAAACCATGAAGAACTTGGAGAGCCAAACGATTATCTGAGATTGTGGTGCCAAGATTAGTAAGAGTAGTAGCAATATTCTCAAGTTCGTTACAATAAGCCTTTACATTCAAGAAATTAGCAAGGGAAATATCATTGAATTGAGACTCAAGGTGAAGAATACGaaaagttttgttattttaaaaattgttctcAATGCGAGTCCAAGCATCAAAAGCACTATCATCGGGACAAACAATCGATTTAAGAAGAGAGGGACTAATAGTACCACAAAGCCAGGTTCGAACAATATCCTCAAGACGTTGCGAATCGAAGTCTTTAGGAATCGATGCTTTAGAGGAGTCGTTGGGAACAATGTGAGAATCCACAAAATGAGCCCAACAATGAAGTTTAAAGAGAGTGACCTGAGTATTAAAATTGGTACCATCTTCATCAAGTTGAATAGGGACAAAAGTTTTGATATTGGTAACCAAAGTTGGGGGATGCATTTTGGTGGAGGAGGCCATGAAAAAGTCAAGACAAGAGAGGGAGACATGAGGTGGCAGCAGCCTTGACAGCGATAGCTGGCCGGCAGAGCAAGGAGGCGAAAGAGTGTGGAAAGGAACCTAGGCAAATGATTCCATGTAGAATGTTCATCTAGAGAGGACAAAGAGAGAGTATGCATAGCTTGATTGATATTCGTCGGAAAGTAGTCCGGCGAGAAAGATGACCCGGTAAAGAAATTATGGGTTGGACAAGGCCCAAGGATATCCCGAGAGGAGTTGGTGGTAGGATGTTTTAGGAGAAGCCATGGAAGAAGCAAGGGGGGGGGGCGGTAAGGGTGGGGAACGTTTGTCTTGGGGAGCAAGGAAGAAAGTAAAAAGGGTTTAAGAGAGGAAAAAGAACCTAAAGTCTTGATACCATGAGAGAATTGGTAGAATGATTGGTTGccatttcatttcaaaatgaaaaaataaatacaagagTAATCTTGAAGAGTAAGAAAACTAACTACAAGGGTAATCTTGAAAAGTAAGGAAACTAgctaattacaaaataattaccaaaatatAAAGATTTACAAGATATGCACAATATTCTATTCTATTAATATTAGAATAAAATCATATCTTGTATATTCTTGTAAAtcttttgatttgattattattttgtagaTTATTTAGTTTTCTAAAACCAGAGATTATCTTGTGTATATATTCTTCATTTTATGAAATGAATGGCAAGGaataatttcttacatataggACATTAGTgcacaataaattattttgcaCTACTCCTCAATTGTCTCTTCATTATATTATAGTCTTTTACTCTCCACTCTACTAAAGACACTAACTCACACTTTTTAACTCATACTTTCTATGTTATAAACTGTTACACACTATATTATAATGTTagtgtttaagtttatttttaacttACTATGCGTACATCTTAAAAAATGTGCTGTACTCAAACAACATTTTTGTCGCTCAATTCTACAAGATTTAGCCTTTAAGATCCACGCCGTTGTCTCAAAATGTGCCCATTGGCTATTGTATTGTAATAATGTGGAGTTGGCTTTATATACAGCAGTAGCACCAATGTCCCATGTCACGAAAGGCCATTTTCAATAGACcatgaaatcaaaataaaaataaaataattaaataaaaattgacacTTTAATCATTACTCCACCACTTCCACCACTACTCTCCGATATCActctttgtttctttcaaatataACCCTCCCTATTCCCTCCCATTATTCCCTCCCATCACGCATGCTTTACTTTCTATTATGTCTTCCTACTTGTGGTCCTTtctcatatacatatatactccCACTCTCCCCTTCCTTTCGACACAATTACAATATtagataaaaagtaaaatttgtgggaattaagaaaattacGTTCTAAGAATGCCaatcatgaccaaaataaaatTGCAGTAAATTTTATGGGatgaactaaaataaaaaatgtaacaaaaatcaattagacatattgattatttatttttggaaaaattacttagaataatccaacctttacaTGATTTTtgtacaataatctcacctattgattaagcatgaataattccaacttaaAGAAGTATTTTCCTAGCAAACTCGGTTAAACGGATGACttactatagcaagttttattttttttaaaaaaataaattaaaataaaatatcgaaaaaaagttaaaaaaaatgttcaaaactttttagtattttttatgtaaatttttaaaaattttctctaattttctattaattttcagtttacttttttggtaaattacctactatagcagatAATTCGGTTACCTGGGCTTACTGTAGGCAAATAccccataaaattaaaattattcatgattaattaataattgagaTTATCATAGGAAAGAAAAGATTTTGAAGTAAATAAATGAGTATCCTTTTATAGCATAAAGATTTGATTAGTGAAAGGCGTTACATTTGATAAAAAGACATGATTTGTTAGCGAAATATTTACAAGATACATGATTGGTGAGGGATTGCTAGTGTGTTTACAAATTCATTTTCCTTTTGCGATCTATCATCTTATTCAAATATCTGTTTGATTCACATATTTTCTCTTATTCtatactaaaaattaataatgtaatTTTACTTCCTTGTAACAAAATTAAAACGATaggaaaaacaaattaaaataaagttcatAAGAATACAATACTTGCATGTTGCATCTATGAGTGTTTAATGTTCGTAAGATCGATCTAACCTGACTACTCAACAACTTAATGAGATCTTTTTTATGGATTAAAAATCTGAAAATTTATAAGTAATTCCTGTAATTCTCCTTTGGTtacactattatttttttttatattttttctcatcAAAACGAATAATTGATTCTAAATTTTGTTTGTAAGAAAGCTTTACCTGTGATAACTATAAACATGAAATTTGCGGAACTTTTGTTTGTTAAGAAAGCTTTACCTGTGTCAACTTGGCAAATCACACTCTTATGAAGGGATTTAATGAAgtgatattttaaaattgtaatttattttgtgtttttcttattttattactatgttttttgtcttttatagcaATTTACAAATCACAGTGATTGATTAGGATTTTCTAATACATATACTCACTCCTATTAACCCAAAATGtctaatttgactttttacaaattttagGTGGTCAAAAAGGACAAAATGTGAAAGACAAAGAGTgtagtatttttaaattttgaaaggAGTGAAATAGGGTTAGTAAATGTTAAAGTGGGGAAAATGTTAAGTTTTATAAGGATAAATTAGTAAAGTTAATATACccaaatagaaatgagacatttatgATAACTTAACCCAATAAATAAGATAATGGAATATAACATTTTCTATATTAAACTTGCACCAAGGTGATGATCattaatttataagaaaaatatactTAAGTGAGATATTAGATTCAATCTAGTAATTAGacttaaaaatatcaaattgtAATGATTTTGCTCGAAAACCTTCCCATTCTCTAACGCCTAAAGTAAAGATTCTCGCCAACGAACATATAATAGACCGAATCACTGGAAACATACTAAATTGCTAAAATTTTGAGTACATTTTCGTGTTTATATTCGGTCACCATAAAAGATATTAGAAtcttttttattacttatttcTATTACACATATTAAGATTTTGACACTTAtgttgaaataaaaaataaatattaaaatgtttctatttttttctatcaagcaattttaaccattaaataagtaatggaCTTTTCATTAGATAAAATTTTATGTGATAGAGACTATGCTAACTCCATAAAAGATGAGACGACATTCAAGTACCCAAAAATTTGGAGATCCATATTTTGGCATATGCACAATCTCAAAGTTACTCAGGTTATAATTGAGTACATCCCTAATCAGAATTAACCTCAATGTAGGGTGGGTATTCATGCCTAGGAACCTAGGCAGCCTAGAAAAGAAGAATTTGTGTCTAACAAGGTTTTCTTTCTAGAAGTTACATCCatcaaacatttttttcaatttgcaaatatACTAGTCAGTGTCCTAAACTACTCATAGCTTCATAGAATTGGAGTGAACTATTATACTTCTATTAGTGGTCATCATTCTCACCTCAAATATGAGTTCATAATATTGTTCaaactaatattttatatatcgtatgaaaattcattatttaacttaaatatgtgagaggtttttaaattaaatattatttttttagaggaaaaaaatagagggagtattaataTACTAATCTACCTTCATTAATATTCTGATTAaagatttaaattattaatttctttagttatatatatatatatatatatatatatatatatatatatatatatatatatatatatgtaaaattaGATATTGAAACATCAATTTCTCACAAAAAAAGTGAGagaacttgaaaaaaaattaagcaataTAATATAAAAGGTACAAGTATTAAATTTAGTTAGGATCGAAGAGAGTATTATTTTAGTAGTCATTCAACTTGTCTTAttcatatttttgtatataactCTATCTGTAAtatctaattaaaatttacaattttttattttactttattacatCAAAATCTAGAATTATCCCATTAAAAAACATAACATTATCCGTAATAATCTACTAAATACTCATTCAAATAACATTTTTTAACTTGGGTCATCCTACCAAATAACAACCTCATAGAGATGAGGAGTACATttcaaattaaagacaaaatataCAACAAAAAATACATTTTAACTACTAGACTAGGATATTATACATCTCTTGAACAAAGgacaaaactaataaaaaaataaaatacacatttaaaattataaaaaatgcaTGCGTAAATGGCCTTATGGAAGAATCATAATTTCTTCAAAATGAAATTATCTTTAAAATTTATTCCTACCCTTAAGAATGAGTATTTAGAAGAGTTGAATTAGAAAGATTTTTTAACCATTCAAATGTACGATTATGATGATGTGAAATGACCTGTTTTCCTTGTCGGATTTGGCTATTTCTTCCCTGTTCTTGTTGTAGCTGCTCAACTTTCTTTTTTGCTACGTTTTTGTCTTCAtttaaaccatattttcctGGTGAATTCTTTTGTCTATTTCCATAATAACCACTTTTCATATCATAATTTGGTCTAATAGGAAATGGATCTATTGCCATTACTGAACACTTACAACTCCTAAAAAATCCGCCATTATCACCAATTTTGTTTTCTGCTACTaatttcttcttcctcttctgcATTTCCAATACGAAATCGTTAATTCGACTTCCATCGATCGACTTTCGAGCtccattgttattgttattgttattgttaccgTTACAACCAGTATTACTACCACTACTATTATTACGAGGAATTAACTCAATCTCAGGAGTCCTAACCAATCCTAATTTCAAAACCTCCCACATTTTCGATTTTTTCCCGATGGCCGAGCCATGGGATGTAAATCGTACACCTGAGTCCACAATTTGAGGTTTTGGACTCGGAAACGAgtgaaattgattttgaatcCTGGTTTTGGATAACACCGGTACAGTTTTAACACTAATACCGGTGTTATCTGAACAACTACTACTACCACTACTACTAGCGGCGGAGTAATGACTTCTAACACTGCTGCTCCTGCTGTTGCTGCTCCTTGACGTGAATCCTCTCCGGTCCATAGAATCGGACCTTGACACGCTTCTCAACCCGGACATTGAGCTAACCGAGTTCCGGTACGGTAGAATCTGTCCGCCGGAGAATACTTCATCGGCCGTACACATTTCACCATTTAGAGTACTCATTGATCCGATTAATGATCCGAAATCGAAATCAAAATCGAAATCGGAATCTGAATCGAAATTATCTTCTGCGTTTTGATTTTCCGATTGACGATTTTTTGCTTCGACTTCTTGATTTCCAGTAGTAATTGGAAGGTCAGAAAGCGATAATGCTTCTTCCAATTCTCGCTCTTGTTCATCGTTTTGTTCTTCATTACAGTGGTCAATGTTATGTTCTTCCCAAGATTGGGTTTGGAAATTTTCGATTTCTTGGAATGAAGACATGGTTAACCTCCAAGAAGTAGAAAAGATTCTGTGGCTACCTATACAGAAAGAGAAGAGAGTTTTTAAAGGGAGAATCGAAAGAAACGTTAAAAGAGAGGATAGAATATTGGAGAAAGAATGTAAGTAAAGGATAGAGTTGGAGTGACTATTGCCGTTATTCTATTTGTTGTTGATGAAAAATGACGAATAACTAAAGGCCATTTCTATTTAAAAATTCAGCTTCTGTCTCATTATGATACAGAATTATACTACCTCCTACTCAGTCTAAAtgttccatttgatttttgacactatttatttatccttcttaatttgtattttactcttaatctataagttaaaacatagtcatgtgggatcttatttgatttgtatcaatacaaggattattaatatcaactttttataatttttaattaagaatttaagatattaagatttaaaatgttgcctcagcaagtgtgaaaaatcaaatgggacatttaggctgaataggagggagtaaatgACAatagaattaaaacaaaaattaattaatcaaatttatgTATAGTTTGGCAACATAGAATTTATTAGAAAATGGTATTCAAATTCaagaattataaataaaacttaaatacttgaaatttgcaaattttgatacttgatcaattttatattattattgaaattttatatgaaaTTGACCCAATTTCACATTATCAAATTTAAGATTTGTCAAACATAGTATTTGGGCAATTcaacatttgaaaataaatttcaagTTGCCAAACATATCATACAatgtctttcaaaaaaaaactttaatcgGCAATGTGGTTTACAGAACAATATACTtaattttaagaattaaaaccgtaattttttttgtttttgttttattttttatattatttttaattaatcggTTAGTCTACTAATAAAAAATCTCACTAGATAACCGTCTAAATCAACAATTATTGTTAGACCTTTTAAAAATTTAGTTCGTTCTATTAATTTTacaccatttttatttttaaggtaTACATcaatactttcttttaatctattCTTAtacttcattttttatttttttaactttttatacaatttagtatttttttttttattaccataaaaaaaactctttaattttctttgattaaaGTTATTGCAAATGAAAGGAATATTATAAAATTGTTTTTGTAAacaaattcattcaaaatataGATTTTAGTTATAAAATATTTGAGAAGGACaagatttgaaaatattttacgagtagatttttcattaataaaatGAAAGCATTGATTTTTTGAAGTTGTTTGATGGAACCAAAGTTTGACACGTGTAAGAATGTAATGCGGGACAGTTTTAGTGATTGTGGTTTACGAGTTAGGACAATTTATTTATTGACGCTTAACGGCATAGGTGTCTTTTTCATAAGGGACCAAATAATTTGGTTTAGGCTCATTAACTCTCTCGTTCAACTTGCTtattgaatttgttttttttgtaacaaatagaagtattttttttaagagataatttgaatttatgattGATGATGTTAAATGATGCTAAATTTATTATATCAAAACTTTACAAAAATATATGATAGATCAATGTATGAAATGTTATACAATAACATTCAATCATATTATATAAtagtattataatataataaaaattttaaaattttataaatgttACATTTTTAAAGATCCTTACCGCTTCATCATATTTGTGTTGCATAGTCTATTATCATCATCCTATATACTAAAACAAAGATTACTTAATGACACATGTCAGCCTCTAGTAAAAACTTTTCCCGCTCAAATTAGCTTCTCACATACACTTTCTTATAACTTTATTGTAGCTTTCAGGACAAGATTACTATACATTAATCTTTCTATCATTCTATATACTAAAACAAAGACTACTTAATGACACATGTCAGCCTCTAGTAAAAACTTTTTCCGCTCAAATTAGCTTCTCACGTACACTGTCTTATAACTTTATTGTAGCTTTCAGGACAAGATTACTATACATTAATTCATACTATTGTAATTCTATATGACTATTTATTTTGCCTTTTTAAGAttaaggagatttatatctttataccaattggaataatatatgtgattttagtaagattgaaaacaaattttcttccctttatatgtgttggaatattatatgtgattttagtaagattaaaaataaattttctagttaagatttatcttttatatactaatacaaattaCTCTGATATTTTCTACCTCTAAATTGAGCATGTTTCTTTATGTATActgtatattattagtcatcATTCTATATACTAAATTGTTTACTAAATGAGGTTGATAAATAACATGATCGAGTAAGTGGTTAATTGCAAAAATATTTGTCTTCTATTGAGAAGCAAAGACAAAaagaggtaaaaaaaaaataaacttattattattaaaaaggaaaatttgatattaataatccaacatttcacTCATCTGCtatgaataatctcacctatggattattttttaataatccattCTTTTCCCTTTGTTTGCTCTTAGCATACTAATATTAATAGggtatgctgatagcaaactaagggtaaaagttggattattaaaaaataatctaaaggtgggattattcacaTCGGATAGATGAAATgtttgattattaatatcaatttttccaattaaaaatgaaatgggTAACTCAAAGGCTTAAAGTTAATCAAATGAGGTGAGTAGCAAAGTGAAGGTGTATAAGATGTCGTCATTTGCAAGATTATGACTTTCATACACCATTTTTATTTATCTACACACAGAAATAAATGTTGCGTTCAAAAGAAAAGTTTCCTAGAAAAGAGAAAGacaaataagataaaattgtaatttgataatttttctatGTTAGAATTCTTCTTTACATTTACAAATATTACTATGtggaaattcattaaaatatatcaacaattTAAGTTGATTATATTTTGCCAAATACTCAGTCATTGAAAATAGCGTCATTTAAAATTAAGGGGTCTTTctttaaattattgtatgatatgatatgatgactTCGCTCTCTTTGTCTCACTTACTTTGTGcacattttcaaatatattaatcgATGTCCTAATGCATCTTATTgtgcataattataaattataaaaagtcgatataaataaattacattataacaaatcaaataagatctcaattgactatgatttaatttatatatttggaataattcaaattaagaGTGTTAGGAATAATGTTAAAAACTAAATTGGGTAAATGAAAGGAGTATGTTTTAAG
This region includes:
- the LOC130820767 gene encoding uncharacterized protein LOC130820767, whose amino-acid sequence is MSSFQEIENFQTQSWEEHNIDHCNEEQNDEQERELEEALSLSDLPITTGNQEVEAKNRQSENQNAEDNFDSDSDFDFDFDFGSLIGSMSTLNGEMCTADEVFSGGQILPYRNSVSSMSGLRSVSRSDSMDRRGFTSRSSNSRSSSVRSHYSAASSSGSSSCSDNTGISVKTVPVLSKTRIQNQFHSFPSPKPQIVDSGVRFTSHGSAIGKKSKMWEVLKLGLVRTPEIELIPRNNSSGSNTGCNGNNNNNNNNGARKSIDGSRINDFVLEMQKRKKKLVAENKIGDNGGFFRSCKCSVMAIDPFPIRPNYDMKSGYYGNRQKNSPGKYGLNEDKNVAKKKVEQLQQEQGRNSQIRQGKQVISHHHNRTFEWLKNLSNSTLLNTHS